From the Bacteroidota bacterium genome, one window contains:
- a CDS encoding PHB depolymerase family esterase, which yields MNKILLFTFLTLWAPTYLKAQQNYSDSIVSGGFTRTFRMYIPKSYDSGKPLPLVFNFHGNTQTALSFEEKIKYREIADTAGFILITPDGLIDPRSPKSGQGWNVFSCCATQNDVLFVSDLIDYSIKKLNIDTTRIYASGFSIGGFFVYDLACNLSNRIAAFASVSGSMELQRIKTYKPSISVPIVEFHGTKDRLVAYDGGESEGIVFAAIDTLLNFWIRVNQCASESITINLDDKNQTDGSTVQHIIFQNCKGNSTVELYKIIDGGHRWPGIEAPNSNKDILAEQEIWSFFRKHKLK from the coding sequence ATGAATAAGATTTTACTTTTTACTTTTTTGACATTGTGGGCTCCAACCTATTTGAAGGCTCAACAAAACTATTCAGATTCAATCGTAAGCGGTGGATTTACCCGAACCTTTCGCATGTATATTCCAAAATCGTACGATAGTGGAAAACCGCTCCCTTTAGTTTTTAATTTCCATGGCAATACTCAAACTGCACTTTCTTTTGAAGAAAAAATAAAATATCGGGAGATCGCCGATACAGCTGGCTTTATATTAATAACTCCAGATGGGTTAATAGACCCACGTTCTCCAAAGTCTGGGCAAGGTTGGAATGTATTTTCGTGTTGTGCAACGCAAAACGATGTGCTTTTTGTCTCGGACTTAATTGACTATTCCATCAAAAAGTTGAATATTGATACTACTCGAATTTATGCATCCGGTTTTAGCATTGGCGGGTTCTTTGTATATGATTTAGCTTGTAACCTGAGCAATAGAATAGCTGCATTTGCTTCGGTTAGCGGGAGTATGGAACTACAGCGGATAAAAACTTATAAACCATCAATATCGGTACCAATAGTTGAGTTTCATGGCACAAAAGATCGCCTTGTTGCTTATGACGGAGGAGAAAGCGAAGGCATTGTATTTGCGGCTATTGATACATTGCTAAATTTTTGGATAAGGGTAAACCAATGCGCTTCTGAATCCATAACTATCAATTTGGATGATAAGAATCAAACCGATGGGAGTACAGTTCAACATATCATATTCCAAAATTGTAAAGGAAACAGTACTGTGGAGTTATATAAAATTATAGACGGCGGTCACAGATGGCCCGGCATTGAAGCACCAAATTCAAATAAAGATATTCTTGCAGAGCAAGAGATTTGGAGTTTTTTTCGCAAGCATAAACTAAAATAA
- a CDS encoding T9SS type A sorting domain-containing protein, translated as MQTKIYKIFPFVLLLSILSNADVQAQWVELPSTITASFGNCSVAHQGKIYFTGGPQTQFVTNTTYNTKLEILDLATNSVSMANGGLSVGRMAISAIAHEGKLYFAGGYKYVNTAAFIQVFNVVDVYDILSGTWSTKNLSVARGEVSAAVVDGKIMFAGGVTVSNNQRVVLSVIDVYDPANNTWTSDNLSQARSDCKAGVIDKKVWFCSGTTNWDAYIHTTKVDVYDSNTGLWTTDEVSLGREGGRVATVGKYLLLAGGFNQSSGTIGKTDRVDILNTETNIWTQATLSSPRTGLTSATLGNKVYFIGGGNYNISTNFLNTSTNIVDIFNADNGTWTAGTLNKNRTQHACAAWGNKIAVGGGWWAEQSQTTGSVEVFTDPTILAADEANTVDWAFEVFPNPAENYLNIKYSNDLLAEKAESITIFDVNGKLIHFYPKDEILKSNLDINGIIPGVYFLMIRADIGFSISRRFVVMR; from the coding sequence ATGCAGACCAAAATTTACAAAATATTCCCTTTTGTTTTGCTTCTATCAATTCTATCAAATGCGGACGTACAGGCTCAGTGGGTCGAACTCCCAAGTACGATTACTGCCTCTTTTGGTAATTGCAGCGTTGCCCACCAAGGAAAAATATATTTTACAGGCGGCCCTCAGACACAATTTGTGACCAACACAACTTACAATACCAAATTAGAGATATTGGATTTGGCGACAAATTCTGTAAGCATGGCTAATGGTGGCCTTTCTGTTGGCCGAATGGCCATTTCCGCTATTGCTCATGAGGGTAAATTATATTTTGCTGGAGGGTACAAATATGTAAATACCGCTGCCTTTATCCAAGTATTTAATGTAGTAGATGTTTATGATATTTTGTCAGGCACTTGGAGCACCAAAAATCTTAGCGTTGCAAGAGGAGAAGTTTCTGCTGCCGTTGTAGATGGAAAAATAATGTTTGCTGGCGGCGTAACGGTGTCAAATAACCAGCGTGTCGTATTATCCGTTATTGATGTGTACGACCCGGCAAATAATACTTGGACATCAGATAATTTGTCTCAGGCCAGATCAGATTGTAAGGCAGGAGTTATTGATAAGAAGGTCTGGTTCTGTAGTGGTACAACAAATTGGGATGCATATATCCATACAACTAAGGTTGATGTCTATGATTCTAACACGGGACTATGGACTACAGACGAGGTTTCCCTTGGCAGAGAAGGTGGTAGAGTTGCTACAGTAGGAAAGTATTTGCTATTAGCGGGTGGCTTTAACCAATCTAGCGGCACCATCGGGAAAACGGATCGGGTAGATATTTTGAATACCGAAACTAATATTTGGACGCAAGCAACACTTTCATCTCCTAGAACGGGCTTGACCTCTGCTACGCTTGGCAATAAGGTATATTTTATTGGCGGTGGGAACTACAATATTTCAACTAATTTTCTGAATACTTCAACAAATATAGTGGACATATTCAATGCAGACAACGGCACGTGGACTGCTGGCACACTTAACAAAAACAGAACTCAACACGCTTGCGCTGCTTGGGGGAATAAAATTGCTGTTGGAGGTGGTTGGTGGGCTGAACAATCGCAAACAACGGGGAGTGTAGAAGTATTTACCGACCCGACTATTTTGGCAGCAGATGAAGCAAATACTGTTGATTGGGCGTTTGAAGTTTTCCCAAACCCCGCAGAAAATTACCTGAATATTAAGTACTCAAACGACCTGCTTGCCGAAAAAGCAGAAAGCATAACCATTTTTGATGTGAATGGAAAGTTGATACATTTTTACCCGAAAGACGAAATATTAAAATCCAACCTTGATATAAACGGCATTATACCCGGTGTTTATTTTCTAATGATACGCGCCGATATAGGTTTTTCTATTAGTCGCCGATTTGTAGTGATGAGGTGA